One genomic segment of Amycolatopsis sp. WQ 127309 includes these proteins:
- a CDS encoding D-Ala-D-Ala carboxypeptidase family metallohydrolase: MSPFRPSAGFDRRTLLKAAAGTGVALAGGLAAMTAFPGVAAAYTWPSSLRSGSTGAAVTELQIRVAGWAADGPKQTYVAVDGDFGPGTEAALKRFQAANHLSADGVAGADDFAALNALESADGSTAHFEFSEFTSNDGTGFGGGKVGSATVKENVRRLMYKLEALRTKVGNRAITISSGFRSVAHNQAIGGASNSMHVYGTAADCYVSGLSTRQVYVLAEACGFSGLERYTLSDAHQHVDSRVEYAYGSQSWWWESGTVS; encoded by the coding sequence ATGAGCCCGTTCCGCCCGTCCGCCGGTTTCGACCGCCGCACCCTGCTCAAGGCCGCGGCCGGGACCGGGGTCGCCCTGGCCGGCGGCCTCGCCGCGATGACGGCGTTCCCCGGGGTCGCGGCGGCCTACACGTGGCCGTCGTCGCTGCGGTCCGGCTCGACCGGCGCCGCGGTGACGGAACTGCAGATCCGCGTCGCGGGCTGGGCCGCGGACGGCCCGAAGCAGACCTACGTCGCCGTCGACGGCGACTTCGGTCCCGGCACCGAGGCGGCGCTGAAGCGGTTCCAGGCCGCGAACCACCTGAGCGCCGACGGCGTCGCCGGCGCGGACGACTTCGCGGCCCTCAACGCACTGGAATCCGCCGACGGCTCGACCGCGCACTTCGAATTCAGCGAGTTCACGTCCAACGACGGTACGGGTTTCGGGGGCGGCAAGGTCGGCTCGGCGACGGTCAAGGAGAACGTCCGGCGGCTGATGTACAAGCTCGAAGCCCTGCGGACGAAGGTGGGCAACCGGGCGATCACGATCTCGTCGGGCTTTCGCAGTGTCGCGCACAACCAGGCCATCGGCGGCGCGTCGAACAGCATGCACGTGTACGGCACGGCGGCCGACTGCTACGTCAGCGGCCTGAGCACGCGCCAGGTCTACGTCCTCGCCGAGGCCTGCGGGTTCTCCGGGCTGGAGCGCTACACGCTCTCGGACGCCCACCAGCACGTCGACAGTCGTGTCGAGTACGCCTACGGCTCGCAGAGCTGGTGGTGGGAGAGCGGCACGGTCAGCTGA
- a CDS encoding VOC family protein produces the protein MSIFRLNHAVLYVRNVAESVAFYRDLLGFDYIEGGDAHRGAAFLRAPGSTNDHDLGLFELGAHAEDSGAGKTSVGLYHLAWEVDTLGDLDRLAGRLEAAGALVGSSDHGTTKSLYAKDPSGIEFEVVWIIPRELLTDADRDPSKATGRLDLARELAKYGADARSGVGISRP, from the coding sequence ATGTCGATCTTTCGCCTGAACCACGCCGTGCTGTACGTCCGGAACGTGGCCGAGAGCGTCGCGTTCTACCGGGACCTGCTGGGCTTCGACTACATCGAAGGCGGCGACGCGCACCGCGGCGCGGCCTTCCTGCGGGCGCCCGGCTCGACCAACGACCACGACCTCGGCCTGTTCGAGCTCGGCGCGCACGCCGAGGACTCGGGCGCCGGGAAGACGTCGGTCGGTCTGTACCACCTCGCGTGGGAGGTCGACACCCTCGGCGACCTGGACCGCCTCGCCGGCCGCCTCGAAGCGGCCGGCGCACTCGTCGGCTCGTCCGACCACGGCACCACGAAGTCGTTGTACGCCAAGGATCCCAGCGGGATCGAGTTCGAGGTCGTCTGGATCATCCCGCGCGAGCTGCTGACCGACGCCGACCGTGACCCGAGCAAGGCCACGGGCCGGCTGGACCTGGCGCGCGAACTGGCGAAGTACGGTGCCGACGCCCGCAGCGGCGTCGGCATCTCGCGCCCCTAG
- a CDS encoding DoxX family protein: MHRLAPAREHVIGLFRIVIGFLFACHGVKALFGLFGAKSAVAVGVWPQWWAAIIQLGCGALVCVGIGTRVAAVLGSGSMAFAYFTVHLPVALLPIQNGGEDAALFCWTLLAVAFIGPGRFALSNLLARQAVSAPDHLRTTELAS; encoded by the coding sequence CGAACACGTCATCGGGCTCTTCCGCATCGTCATCGGCTTCCTCTTCGCCTGCCACGGCGTCAAGGCGCTGTTCGGCCTCTTCGGCGCGAAGTCCGCCGTCGCCGTCGGCGTCTGGCCGCAGTGGTGGGCCGCGATCATCCAGCTCGGCTGCGGCGCACTGGTCTGCGTCGGGATCGGCACCCGGGTCGCCGCCGTGCTCGGCTCCGGCTCGATGGCGTTCGCCTACTTCACCGTGCACCTGCCGGTCGCCCTGCTCCCGATCCAGAACGGCGGCGAGGACGCGGCCCTGTTCTGCTGGACGCTGCTGGCCGTCGCGTTCATCGGCCCTGGCCGCTTCGCGCTGAGCAACCTCCTTGCCCGGCAAGCGGTTTCGGCACCGGATCACCTCCGGACGACCGAGCTCGCGTCCTAG